GCAATCCTCGCTCGCGGCGATTTTAGGCGGCCTGGGCTTCGCGGCCTACGCCTCGGCGAACCTGTATATGGATGCGTTTGCACAGCAGCAGAGTCGTGCCGGGAGCGCTCCCTGGATCAGCGTTAACTGGGATGCCTGGCGCTTCGATGGCGGGTCCGGGCAGCAGATCGTATCGAGCGCCAGCGACCTGACGATCGCGCCTGCGGAAGGAACCGACGCGCTGAGCAGGCTCCTGGCGCAGCGCGGCCTCACCCAGATGATCGTCTCGACCGGCGATCTTGAGACGCGCATCGAGCGCTGGATCAAGCTTGAGCCGCGACGGGCCGCCGAAGACACACGCGGCGATGGCTATATGCTGTATGCCCGGCCACAGCTTCAGAACCGCTACGTCGCGCCGAGAAGCGCGGTCGAAGAAATGGTCGCCGGGATCTGGCAGGACGTGCTCGGTATCGAGCAGGTCGGCGTCCACGACAACTTTTTCGCGCTGGGCGGTCACTCGCTGCTGATCACGCAGATCGGGGCGCGGCTGCGTGAAACGTTCCAGATCGATCTGCCGCTGCGCAGCCTCTTCGAGGCCAGCACGGTCGCGGGCGTGGCCCAGGCGCTGATCGCGCACGAGGCGGCTCCCGGCCAGGCCGAGAAGATCGCGCGGGTCTTCCAGCGGCTATCCAGTATGTCCGAAACACAGGCGCGCGAACTCCTGCACACGAAGCAAGCAACACGAGAGGACGTGTAATGGCGAAGAATCGTTTGGGACTATCAGGGCTGTCTCCGGAAAAACGCGCGTTACTCCACTACCTACTTGAGGAAGAAGGGATCACCGCCGCGCAAACGCCAGCGCTGACGGAGATCGAACGGCCCGCCGAGCTGCCGCTGTCGTTTGCGCAGCAGCGCCTCTGGCTCCTCGATCAGCTCGCGCCCGGCAATCCCGCGTACAACATTCCGCTGGTCGTGCGTATGAGCGGCGCGCTCGACGTGGCGGCGCTGGCCCACAGCCTCAACGCGATCGTCGCGCGGCACGAGGCGCTGCGTACCACGTTCGCCGCGATCAACGGTCGTCCGATCCAGGTGATCGCGCCCGCGCTGGAGCTGGACGTGCCGCTGATCGATCTGCACTCAGAGGGTACCCGGCTGACCGAAGCAGAGCGCGAGGCCGAGGTTCAGCGGCGGGCAACCGAGCAGGCGCTCTATCGCTTCGATCTTGCGCGCGGCCCGCTGCTTCAGGCCGCCGTGCTGCAACTGGACCAGCAAGAATACGTGTTGCTGCTGGTGCTGCATCACATCATCGCCGATGGCTGGTCGACGGGCGTGCTGATTCGTGAGCTGGCCGCGCTGTATGCCGCGTCGATCAGCGGTGCCGATCCTGCCCTGGGCCCAGTGGGCACCCCGCTGCCGATCCAGTATGCCGATTTTGCGATCTGGCAGCGGCAGTGGTTGCAGGGTAAGGTCCTCGATCAGCAGCTTGGCTACTGGAAGCGCCAGCTCGCCGATCTGCCGGTCCTTGAGCTGCCAGCCGACCGCCCGCGCCCGGCGGTGCAGAGCTATCGCGGCGCGCGCCAAACATTCGAGCTGTCGCAGGAGCAGACCGGCGCGCTCAAGGCGCTGAGCGAGCGCGAAGGCGTGACGCTGTTCATGACGCTGCTGGCCGCGTTCCAGACGATGCTCTATCGCTACACGGGACAGCACGATCTCGCGGTCGGCTCGCCCGTCGCCAACCGCACGCGCGCCGAGGTCGAGCCGCTGATCGGCTTCTTTGTCAACATGCTGGTGCTGCGCACCGACCTGGCGGGCAATCCGAGCTTCCGCGAGCTGCTCCAGCGGGTGCGAGAAGTCGCGCTTGACGCCTACGCGCATCAAGATCTGCCGTTCGAGAAGCTGGTCGAGGAGCTTCAGGCCGAGCGCGATCTCAGCCACACGCCGCTGTTCCAGGTGGCGTTTGTGCTGCAAAATGCGCCGATCCCCGTTCTGGAGCTGCCGGGGCTGCTGCTCCGTCCGCAGCAGGTCGATAGCGGCACCGCCAAGTTCGACCTGCTGCTCTTCGCCTGGGAGGCTGCGGATCGGCTGTACGGCGCGTTCGAGTACAATAGCGACCTGTTCGACAGCGCGACGATCGCGCGGATGGTGGGACACTGGCAGACGGTGCTGGCCGGGATTCTCGCCCAGCCCACGGCCCGCCTCGATGACCTGCCGCTGCTCCCAGACGCCGAGCGCGTGCATCT
The window above is part of the Herpetosiphonaceae bacterium genome. Proteins encoded here:
- a CDS encoding condensation domain-containing protein, with amino-acid sequence MAKNRLGLSGLSPEKRALLHYLLEEEGITAAQTPALTEIERPAELPLSFAQQRLWLLDQLAPGNPAYNIPLVVRMSGALDVAALAHSLNAIVARHEALRTTFAAINGRPIQVIAPALELDVPLIDLHSEGTRLTEAEREAEVQRRATEQALYRFDLARGPLLQAAVLQLDQQEYVLLLVLHHIIADGWSTGVLIRELAALYAASISGADPALGPVGTPLPIQYADFAIWQRQWLQGKVLDQQLGYWKRQLADLPVLELPADRPRPAVQSYRGARQTFELSQEQTGALKALSEREGVTLFMTLLAAFQTMLYRYTGQHDLAVGSPVANRTRAEVEPLIGFFVNMLVLRTDLAGNPSFRELLQRVREVALDAYAHQDLPFEKLVEELQAERDLSHTPLFQVAFVLQNAPIPVLELPGLLLRPQQVDSGTAKFDLLLFAWEAADRLYGAFEYNSDLFDSATIARMVGHWQTVLAGILAQPTARLDDLPLLPDAERVHLLSLGQARAAFPQTACLHQRFAAQAARTPDAIALSYAGHALTYAQLAARAHQLAHHLQQRGVGPDVPVALCLDRSLDLVVAVLAILSAGGYYVPLDPAAPAERLR